In Papaver somniferum cultivar HN1 chromosome 1, ASM357369v1, whole genome shotgun sequence, a genomic segment contains:
- the LOC113350748 gene encoding uncharacterized protein LOC113350748, which produces MASIYTSKEISFKKIMSVVPKVWMRLMITFFWSFFIVFVSTLLTVGLMVLLAFIIIEPDEGEGRAILFLVLAGIVALTYLVGLVYIGAVWNLACVISVLEKIYGLKALKKSKNLIKGRIWVSSVIFVMLEISFFGILGVFSAVVIHGSSVGIFGKVVLGLLCYLLMTILIHFYLVIQTMIYFVCKSYHHENIDRSGLAEHLEACYVRLDREKDVQLEQVHV; this is translated from the coding sequence ATGGCTTCCATTTATACTTCTAAAGAAATCAGTTTCAAGAAAATTATGAGTGTTGTACCTAAAGTATGGATGCGACTTATGATTACTTTCTTTTGGAGTTTCTTCATAGTGTTTGTGTCCACATTGTTAACAGTTGGGTTAATGGTTTTGTTAGCATTCATTATCATAGAACCAGATGAAGGAGAAGGAAGGgcaattttgtttcttgttctggCTGGAATTGTTGCCTTAACTTACTTAGTTGGTTTAGTTTATATTGGTGCTGTTTGGAATTTGGCTTGTGTGATATCAGTATTGGAAAAAATCTATGGGTTGAAAGCTTTGAAGAAGAGTAAGAATTTGATTAAGGGCAGGATATGGGTTTCTTCTGTTATTTTTGTTATGCTTGAAATTTCATTTTTTGGGATATTGGGTGTGTTTAGTGCAGTGGTTATACATGGGAGTTCAGTGGGGATTTTTGGTAAAGTGGTTTTGGGGTTACTTTGTTACCTGTTGATGACAATTCTGATTCATTTTTATCTTGTAATCCAGACTATGATCTACTTTGTTTGCAAATCTTACCATCATGAGAACATTGACAGGTCTGGTTTAGCTGAACATTTGGAGGCTTGTTA